One window of Nicotiana tomentosiformis chromosome 11, ASM39032v3, whole genome shotgun sequence genomic DNA carries:
- the LOC104118519 gene encoding mitochondrial import receptor subunit TOM7-1, giving the protein MSSKIMLKAKGKTTKKAAAADEDDGAVAVVGKFVKEWGTWTAKKAKVITHYGFIPLVIIIGMNSEPKPSLSQLLSPV; this is encoded by the coding sequence ATGTCATCCAAGATTATGCTGAAGGCTAAGGGGAAGACCACCAAAAAGGCAGCAGCAGCAGATGAGGACGACGGAGCAGTGGCGGTGGTGGGAAAATTCGTGAAGGAGTGGGGCACATGGACTGCAAAAAAGGCCAAAGTCATAACCCATTATGGTTTTATCCCACTTGTCATCATCATTGGCATGAATTCTGAACCCAAACCCTCTCTTTCTCAGCTTCTTAGCCCTGTCTAA